taggaatgatgttgaatccatataagttgtttactaattcacttcaatcggaatgaaaactaggttgattactaaattgcccttacataaatatattattttcatactaattaattgaattaaatttatataataaaattcatctatataaaaatatataaataagttttatttatttattaaaagatggcaTAATGAGTATCAAATGAAGGGCAATATTGAGATAATAAGAAACAAGTGAGGGCATAATTGGTAAATAAATTCCATTCCGGATTCCTCAAGTCACAAGGAATTGAAATACCTCCCTTATGTAGGGAGTCCAATTCCTCCAAAACTAGGAGTTGGATTACTTAATGCTTGTGGACCCCACGTGTACTTTGATTTCCCAAGATTACGTAAACAAATGTGTATCCCGTAATTGGAATCCTATTCCGTAAATTGATTCCGATTACGGGTACGTAAACGTGCCATAAGAGCGTCTCAAAAGAACATGAAATCCAATGCTATCTATATATAAAGTCAATGGAAATTGTAAATAGTGATTTTGGTGTCACcaagctttaacaaaaatatttggacaaaaatacccccaagacaaaaaaacttcaaaggcatcACATAAGGCAGGAGTATtttacctcacaataggctaacaataatgtgattcaatttctatatttttaaacacatttaaaacattttaagaggcgtgtaatacCAACTATAAAAAAAGCATTTCACatacggataataatgtgattaaattaattatcaaatgattgtttttttttttaacaaacgatattatctacactaagaaggAGGGgtatgggcttagcctcacaatagcaataatatgattcaatcaattgtttattaaatactattttctctattcttaatgtaaattctatagagaccaattttattatgtgaattcagctgtTTTAATTCGTTTAATATCTTGAcaatatttctccataaacattggccaataggatgccgCCATGCGTAaggtaaaaccctaacactatggCCAACCCTAtcccctataaataccccatattctaccaaatttcatAAACTTTTGCTACActaaaaaagccctaaacactttattCTCCTTTTACGTTGTAACCCATACAAGGTATCGGCTTATGACAAAACTTATGTGGCATCATTATCTCATCTCACAAAATATCAGCATGTACAAATAACAGTACGATTATCTTCTGTTTTTCTTCAAGCTCCGGTTGCGTGCGTAATCATCCTTTGGGACTGTTGACTGTCTTCGACAAACTTTCCTGAAAGATTACAATTGCCCGGCATCTCAGATGGAGTTGACTGAATCGTCATCACTGCCTGCATTATTACCACCATTTTCGCTgccgctgctgctgctgctgctgctgctgctcccACTACTACTTCTGCTACTGCTGCTCGCACCTCCGCTGCTGCTTCTGCTGCTGCTACTTGAACTAGAAGTCTCGGTTTTCCTCCCTTCTGCATTCCCCTCGTCTCCAAAAATATCAGAGTGTGCTTCCCTCCCCTGTGCATTCATCACCTGGGCTCGAAGGGCTGCTGCCGCATTTGGCCCCTTGTCAACTTCATCACCGCTATCATCTACATCAGCAATCTCATTATCACTTTCATTCTGATGTGGCACATTGGTATCAAATCCAGGATTGGCTTCATCTTCGGCAGCATTCCCATCATCGGGTGATATACTACCGAAAAGGTCTTCAATATCTATATCCTGGTGTTTGTTGTCAACTTCTTCATTCTTAGGGCCTGGCGAGGCAGCAGATACATTTGGTTGATCAGATGAGTAATCAACGACACCTTTATTGGCAGCTTTCGCACCTGTAGATTATGAATAAAACATAAGGATATATGATAACTGCACAaacaaaatagagaaaaaaacaGTAGCGGCATCATTAGTTTTTGGACAAGACACAGCATAGAGGAATGAAGACATCTGCAAGATGAAATTCTTTATTGTTTTCAGTAGACTTCGAAAAGGCGGGGTGAAGGTCATGTTAGCAAATTCATACGCATGCCAAAGTAGTCAGGCGGACAACTGGCGACTAATCATGTGACCAAGAATCTAGCTACTCGATTGCTTCCATTTGATTAATGCAGTAAAAAACAAGTAAAAAGAAGTTTCTTAGAGTCCAGAAAAAGCTCAGCCCAAGAACAGCGCTCGAAAGTTTTTAACATTTAGGATGGGGGTTGGCACAGTAATATTCAAGTTGGTAAAATGATTTCAGTACAGACATAGTAATATAAGGTAGAACCATTGGGGTTAGACTGAGTGGACTCTTCGAGCGGTCCCAATTAAATCGACATTGGGTTTGGCTACCTCAAATGTGTAGTGAAAGGTATTGTGCATATCGAagtatcaaatcacaattgtgCACCAAAAGTGTTTGCAACCGGACAATGGAGAAACTACGCACCCCAATCTGCGGGACAAAAGAAATAGATTCTTTacgaaagggaaaaaaaaaaaacacttgacaGGAAGGTAAGCTGAGACAAAATACGCTCCTCCTTTCCTCTAGGAAAGAATTAACTCGTCAAGGTTCCAGATTCCAAGCCAAATGTCATTACAGgaaaaagttttgaattttAGTTTGTTAGAGCTGAGGGCtcgtttgaaagtgcttttaaaatgactgaaagctcttttggtgaaaatgtttttgtcaTTACAATACCAAATCGTGATCCTATTGATTTTGTCGGAGGAAGTAAATAAACACCATACTGTTCTCACTTGCATACGGAGCTTCATGGAGTGAAATGCAACTAAAGAACAGGCAATGTCTACTTAATTTAATCATGGCATTCTGAAGTTTGAATCCGATCCTCTCGAGGGAATGGAAAGCATTCTTTGACAAGCGAAAAATCCGATGTATATTTTTATTTCGAaaccaaaacagaaaagaaCTATCATAAAAACAAACCTGGATTCTCAGGCACGCCAACATCTATCCGTTCCACCTCAACCTGATGAAGCAGAAAAGGAACCAAAAGAGTGCAAATTTCAGCTGCTTTTCAATAACCAAAAACAACAGATTCAATCTTGAATCATAATATTTCTAATAACCAAAACTCACCGGCACGACGGGGAATGCAGTTCTAGCAGGATTATACTGATGCGTTAGCTTGGGCGCCTTGCCCACCGGAGAAAGCTGCGGGTCCACGGCCATACCAGCCGCCGATTCCCCAGGCTGGCGGTCATGCCGGAGCTGCTTCACGGAGCGGTGAAGCCTCTCCAACCGAAACGTCTGGCCGTCTAAGAATAATACGGCGTCGTTGCCCTTGTACTCCTCGCTGCTCCCTTTAAACGTGACATTGGGTTTCCCCACTTGGTTGTTCTGGAATTCGACCGTAACCCTATTGTCCTTGGTCTTCTTCAGCGCCCCGGGCTTAGTCTTGTCGATCGACGCCGGCTTGAAGTCGTCTGCGATGGatatcaaaaatcgaaaaggatTAAAAAAGAGGCAGATTGGATAGGATACTTACATCGGATAAATACTTACATCGGAGAGTGCAGTACTTGTTCTCGGAGCCGTCTCTGAAGGAGGGGCCGAGGGTTAGGTTGTACCAGCAATTGGACTGGGGGCCGGTCTTGGGCTCTTCCTTGGAGTTGCTCGCCATTGTTAGTTTGTGGAGAATGTTTCAGGCGAAAGTGGGACGACAGAGGTGGGGCCCACACCTTGCTGACATGGTAAGATGATCGGAGTGACGATGGAAACTCAGGAGGGGTCGGGACTGGAACTGGAACGTGGGAGAAGGAGATGGCGACGGCTGGTCTCCACGATCAGCGGGCGTGTCTACTGGGGACAACTGTTAAATTCGATTCGCAACAACCCGATTCGGATGCGGTTTTGGGCTGGCCCAACCAGAAGTTTATTTCGTTTCTCCTCTTATCCTCGACAGGGACACGCGTCGCTCAAGAGCGATTTCAATGAAATGGTTCAGTTAGGCGGGCAAAATGTGGGCCAGATGGTTTTGGGCATCGGCGGCAGCGGGGTAGGCCGGGACCTTCACTTATGACAGCTTTCTTGTATTTGGAGGCTATTATGTCAATGCAGAGAATTAGATGGTAAGATCAAAGATCACTTGCCATTTGCCCGAAAGAGAAGTTTTGATTGCTTAGATAGATCAAATGATACAATTAAGTATTGTTTCCTTTACCTTACGGTTGTATATTTCCTTGTACACTTTCAGGGCTTTCCAAGGTCTTTTGCATCAATGAGTTTAGGGGTCTTCAATTTGATCATCAGCATTCTTACGATATTCTAAACGGAAAGAAGGTACAAAGAGAATTCCTGTTTGAACTTTCAAGAAAATGAAGCGTCTTCTCTGTATTAATACAATATAATACCATGTAAGAGGCATAGGGTAAACCCTTTAGCACTACcacctcaattttttttttatttgaacaaacgatattatctacaattttaaacttatatgtATATAGTTCTTAAAATTAACGTAGTATCGTTTGATTGAGACATGCTTCCTCTACGGCCATATCTTGCTATAGTTGTTGGGATTTGGCGATCAGTATCCTATGTCATGAATATTCTTACTACTCGTGA
The nucleotide sequence above comes from Malus sylvestris chromosome 16, drMalSylv7.2, whole genome shotgun sequence. Encoded proteins:
- the LOC126608780 gene encoding uncharacterized protein LOC126608780, giving the protein MASNSKEEPKTGPQSNCWYNLTLGPSFRDGSENKYCTLRYDFKPASIDKTKPGALKKTKDNRVTVEFQNNQVGKPNVTFKGSSEEYKGNDAVLFLDGQTFRLERLHRSVKQLRHDRQPGESAAGMAVDPQLSPVGKAPKLTHQYNPARTAFPVVPVEVERIDVGVPENPGAKAANKGVVDYSSDQPNVSAASPGPKNEEVDNKHQDIDIEDLFGSISPDDGNAAEDEANPGFDTNVPHQNESDNEIADVDDSGDEVDKGPNAAAALRAQVMNAQGREAHSDIFGDEGNAEGRKTETSSSSSSSRSSSGGASSSSRSSSGSSSSSSSSSGSENGGNNAGSDDDSVNSI